The Eubacterium sp. MSJ-33 genomic sequence GCACCATACCAAGCACATGGTTGTTGATTACAACCTGGATGATCGGCACATTATAACGGCTTGCCGTAGCGATCTCGTTCATATTCATACGGAAACATCCGTCTCCCGCAATGTTGATTGCCACACGGTCCGGACGTCCGTACTTGGCACCGATACAGGCACCAACGCCGTAGCCCATTGTTCCGAGTCCGCCGGATGTCAGAAGCTGTCTTGGCTCTTTGAATTTATAATACTGGGCTGCCCACATCTGATGCTGTCCTACATCAGTTGTAATTGTTGCATTGCCCTCTGTCAGCTCATAGATCTTGTTGATGATCGCCGGTCCCGAGAATTCATTCATATCTGCATGATCCGGATACTGTTCTTTGAGTGCATCAATCTGTGCTCTCCACTCCGGTTTCTTAGACGCCTTGATTCTGGTAGAGATCATCTTCAGTATTTCTTTGGCATCACCGACAACACTTGCATCAACTTCCACGTTCTTATTGATTTCTGCTGCATCAACATCAATATGTAAAATCTTTGCCTGATTTGCAAACTTACTTGCATTACCGGTTACACGGTCTGAGAATCTCGCACCAACGACAATCACAAGGTCTGCCTGATTGATACCAAAGTTTGAAACCTTGGTTCCATGCATACCGATCATTCCCGTGTAACGGTCATCCGTTCCCGGAAATGCACCCTTACCCATCAATGTATCACAGACAACTGCATCAATTTTCTCTGCAAATTTTTTCAGTTCCTTGGACGCATCTGCCGCAACAACACCACCACCGACAAGAATCATCGGTTTCTTCGAATTCTCAATCATCTTAATAGCTGTGTCGATATCCTCTGCACGGATTGTCTTGGTCACGCGTTCGATTGGCTCCGGTGCCTTCGGCTCATAGTCTGCAACATTTGCAGTAACATCCTTTGTAATATCGACAAGAACCGGGCCCGGTCTGCCTGACTGCGCGATTTTAAACGCACGGCGGATTGTATCTGCCAGTTCATGTACATTCTTTACAATAAAGCTATGCTTCGTGATCGGCATAACTACACCTGCAATATCAATCTCCTGAAAGCTGTC encodes the following:
- the ilvB gene encoding biosynthetic-type acetolactate synthase large subunit, with product MKQLTGSEIVIECLKEQGVDTVFGYPGGTILNVYDALYKHQDEIHHVLTSHEQGASHAADGYARATGKVGVCMATSGPGATNLVTGIATAYMDSIPLVAITANVGVSLLGKDSFQEIDIAGVVMPITKHSFIVKNVHELADTIRRAFKIAQSGRPGPVLVDITKDVTANVADYEPKAPEPIERVTKTIRAEDIDTAIKMIENSKKPMILVGGGVVAADASKELKKFAEKIDAVVCDTLMGKGAFPGTDDRYTGMIGMHGTKVSNFGINQADLVIVVGARFSDRVTGNASKFANQAKILHIDVDAAEINKNVEVDASVVGDAKEILKMISTRIKASKKPEWRAQIDALKEQYPDHADMNEFSGPAIINKIYELTEGNATITTDVGQHQMWAAQYYKFKEPRQLLTSGGLGTMGYGVGACIGAKYGRPDRVAINIAGDGCFRMNMNEIATASRYNVPIIQVVINNHVLGMVRQWQTLFYDKRYSNTILDDSVDFVKVADALGATGFRATNLQEFEDAMKQAIELNKPVVIDCIIGKDDKVWPMVAAGAALETCFDQQDLDNK